Genomic window (Drosophila sulfurigaster albostrigata strain 15112-1811.04 chromosome 2R, ASM2355843v2, whole genome shotgun sequence):
TCTAGCAATAGTAGTAATAGTAGCAGTAACGTTCCTGAGCCTGCGGCCAGTGCCAGCAGCCTGATTAGTATTCCAAACCGTAGTCAAACCTTCAGCGGCCATATTAGCAATAGCAGTAATAGTAACAGTAGtaataacagtaacagtaacagtagcAAGAGCAGtaaccagcagcagccacacaaACAGAAACCGAAGGGAAAGAAACTGCGCAAATGCCGGAAACACGAGAACGAGGAAACACACAATTGCCAGAAGAGACCGGGCCCAGGTGCCAAGGCGGGTGCTCTGCGGAAGCGAGGTCCCAAAGCTCAGCGCTGCAAGGACGAACGAGATagagcagcagccacaggCGCTCCACCACCAAAGTGTGGCAAGAAACCAGGTCCTGGCGGACCTAAACGTAACGGCGGCACCTCAGCAATTGTGGCAGGCGCAACGAAGGGGGCTCATCAAAAGCCGAGAGGTCTGATGAACCAGGGCGGCAAGAAGAAACAAGCAGGCAAGCAACGATCGAATCCCAATGGCGGTGCCAAAAAGCAGCGTAGCCCCAAGAGACAGTTCTGGAGCAActcaacgacaacgacagtcAGAACAACGACAACCTCCACAATGGCCAGCAGCTTGGCCATGCCTGGGAAGAACTTCTGGGAGACCAGCTCGCCGATGCCGGCTCTGGCGCTGAGCGAGACAAGCGATCGCGTGGAGCGTAATGTGCGGATGC
Coding sequences:
- the LOC133837034 gene encoding uncharacterized protein DDB_G0271670 isoform X3 — protein: MDACGVLYAWKDFTDDCVFNENMELQNYNTYSSTYNSNARRVSYLALNRHGQPRRMQIPASRSLGKLTTYTNAITEPVPQLRVDQLIAKNFGANRVKHGVRQLCDTGKPLIDLIDVAHFKPHPKCPANGISSSSSSSSSSSSSNSSSNSSNSSSNVPEPAASASSLISIPNRSQTFSGHISNSSNSNSSNNSNSNSSKSSNQQQPHKQKPKGKKLRKCRKHENEETHNCQKRPGPGAKAGALRKRGPKAQRCKDERDRAAATGAPPPKCGKKPGPGGPKRNGGTSAIVAGATKGAHQKPRGLMNQGGKKKQAGKQRSNPNGGAKKQRSPKRQFWSNSTTTTVRTTTTSTMASSLAMPGKNFWETSSPMPALALSETSDRVERNVRMPMTNNDEEELDEDEEESEEMSDSQEATSSYEDETQEGHGRSGAADESLDYDHFNFPKLLIIHLLSMLWMQRSFTLCD